From Paenibacillus graminis, a single genomic window includes:
- a CDS encoding metal-sensitive transcriptional regulator, with translation MEYDKGIKNRLKRIEGQVRGVLSMLEEGQDCREIVIQLTAIRTAVDRTAGAVIGANLEHCIQEELEQGNSPNQVIKDAVELLVKSR, from the coding sequence ATGGAGTACGATAAAGGGATCAAAAACAGACTAAAGCGCATTGAAGGACAGGTGCGGGGAGTATTAAGCATGCTGGAGGAAGGTCAGGACTGCCGCGAAATTGTTATCCAGCTGACCGCCATAAGAACGGCAGTAGACCGTACGGCAGGTGCCGTCATCGGAGCCAATCTGGAGCATTGTATACAAGAGGAGCTGGAACAAGGGAATTCTCCGAACCAAGTCATAAAAGACGCGGTGGAGCTGCTCGTGAAGAGCCGCTAG
- a CDS encoding putative glycoside hydrolase: MNITWALLMMALGGVGVQHPAHEADVAAALQSAMNPTITAQHTANPDASQNTAGGNAATPSPGASPGTEATPGTTAEAADSAIHADPQPDAPKVKGIYVTAYSAGGSRMTTLLDLLDKTELNSMVIDIKDDAGYITYKTDNPELQKLGHPQPFIGDISQLMARLKKHEVYPIARIVVFKDSVLAKKKPELSFVNANGSVWTNKGGDSFVNPYNQEVWKYNVDIAKEAVKLGFKEIQFDYVRFPEGFEKRAESLKYTKSDRPRVEIISDFVKYAKAELGPLGVRVSVDIFGYAASVPAAEGIGQDFVKISKNVDVISPMVYPSHYSTGWFDVKDPDKNPYATIKGSMVDTHKKLNPLGSYKPIIRPWIQDFTASWLGSGHYVKYGKQQVEDQIRALKEKNVDEFLLWNANNRYTAGVDYEK, from the coding sequence ATGAACATCACCTGGGCTCTACTCATGATGGCTCTGGGAGGCGTCGGCGTTCAGCATCCTGCACATGAAGCCGATGTGGCCGCAGCACTGCAGTCTGCCATGAATCCAACCATCACCGCACAGCACACAGCAAATCCTGACGCATCACAGAACACTGCGGGCGGCAATGCCGCAACCCCTTCTCCAGGCGCTTCGCCCGGGACAGAGGCCACACCAGGCACGACTGCCGAAGCAGCAGACAGTGCCATTCATGCAGATCCCCAGCCGGATGCCCCCAAGGTTAAGGGTATTTACGTAACAGCTTACAGTGCAGGCGGATCCCGGATGACGACCCTGCTGGACCTGCTCGACAAAACCGAGCTGAACTCAATGGTTATTGACATTAAGGATGATGCCGGATACATCACATACAAAACGGATAACCCTGAACTTCAGAAGCTGGGCCATCCGCAGCCGTTCATCGGTGACATCAGCCAATTAATGGCCCGTCTGAAAAAACATGAGGTATATCCGATTGCGCGGATTGTTGTGTTTAAAGATTCTGTGCTCGCCAAGAAAAAACCGGAACTATCCTTTGTGAATGCCAATGGCTCTGTCTGGACAAACAAAGGCGGTGACAGCTTCGTAAATCCATATAACCAGGAAGTCTGGAAATATAATGTGGATATTGCCAAAGAGGCTGTGAAGCTTGGCTTCAAAGAGATCCAGTTCGATTATGTGCGGTTTCCTGAAGGCTTCGAAAAACGCGCGGAATCGCTCAAATATACCAAAAGCGACCGTCCGCGTGTCGAGATTATTTCTGATTTTGTCAAATATGCCAAAGCAGAGCTCGGGCCGCTTGGCGTCCGCGTGTCGGTGGATATTTTTGGATATGCCGCTTCGGTGCCTGCTGCCGAAGGCATCGGCCAGGATTTTGTAAAGATTTCGAAGAACGTGGATGTCATCAGCCCTATGGTCTACCCAAGCCACTACTCTACCGGATGGTTTGATGTGAAAGATCCCGACAAGAACCCGTATGCCACCATCAAAGGCTCTATGGTTGATACACATAAAAAGCTGAATCCCCTGGGCAGCTACAAGCCCATCATCCGGCCCTGGATTCAAGACTTCACCGCAAGCTGGCTTGGAAGCGGACATTATGTCAAATACGGCAAGCAGCAGGTAGAAGACCAGATCCGTGCCCTGAAAGAAAAGAACGTCGATGAATTCCTGCTTTGGAATGCCAACAACCGCTATACGGCTGGTGTAGATTACGAAAAATAA
- the pfkA gene encoding 6-phosphofructokinase — MANVKKIAVLTSGGDSQGMNAAVRAVVRSAIYFGIEVFGIQRGYQGLLNRDIFPMDLRSVGDIIQRGGTILQSARCLEFLTPEGQQKGADILNEMGIDGLVVCGGDGSYKGANKLSKLGINTMALPGTIDNDISFTDYTIGFDTAVGVVVDAINKLRDTMSSHERSSIVEVMGRHCGDIALHAGLASGAETILVPEMPYDLNEVADRMRDNFARGKRHSIVIVAEGVGKGEDVAQALKDRHSSLDARVTVLGHIQRGGTPTPGDRNLASRLGDFAVRSLIEGHSDKACGIIKGELTLTDIDLVVNTKKDFDIELYELASRLSQ, encoded by the coding sequence ATGGCAAACGTAAAAAAAATCGCAGTATTAACCAGTGGAGGAGATTCCCAGGGCATGAACGCGGCAGTTCGCGCTGTGGTGCGCAGTGCAATCTACTTTGGCATTGAAGTGTTCGGAATCCAGCGCGGTTACCAGGGACTGCTTAACCGTGACATTTTTCCAATGGATCTGCGCAGTGTAGGTGATATCATCCAGCGCGGAGGCACGATTCTGCAGTCTGCCCGCTGTCTGGAATTCCTGACCCCTGAAGGCCAGCAAAAGGGTGCGGATATCCTGAACGAGATGGGTATCGACGGGTTGGTAGTTTGCGGCGGTGACGGTTCTTACAAAGGAGCCAACAAGCTCAGCAAGCTGGGCATTAACACCATGGCTTTGCCGGGTACCATCGATAATGACATTTCGTTCACGGACTATACCATTGGCTTTGATACTGCGGTAGGTGTTGTAGTTGATGCCATCAATAAGCTTCGGGATACGATGTCCTCGCATGAGCGTTCATCCATCGTTGAAGTTATGGGCCGCCACTGCGGAGATATCGCGCTGCACGCGGGTCTTGCTTCCGGAGCGGAAACGATTCTGGTACCGGAGATGCCTTATGATCTGAATGAAGTAGCTGACCGTATGCGCGACAACTTCGCCAGAGGCAAACGCCACAGTATCGTGATTGTCGCTGAAGGTGTAGGCAAGGGCGAGGATGTGGCTCAAGCACTGAAAGACCGTCACTCCTCCCTGGATGCACGTGTTACTGTGCTTGGACATATTCAGCGTGGAGGCACGCCGACGCCTGGGGACCGCAACCTGGCCAGCCGTTTGGGCGACTTTGCTGTCCGTTCCCTGATTGAAGGCCATTCGGATAAAGCCTGCGGCATCATCAAAGGCGAGCTGACACTTACCGATATCGATCTTGTAGTGAATACCAAAAAAGACTTCGATATTGAGCTTTACGAGCTGGCGTCACGTCTTTCCCAATAA
- a CDS encoding esterase-like activity of phytase family protein has protein sequence MKRKPYAVMAAAVLALAVGSGNAVADSQQAAGKSKIKYSKNGQALEAPAAEMRSADGSLFVPVRDMANLMDKYVDWDPFRRSIAFTDKPKLTGKYNLKAADLAPGIKMGVGSSLTHLPGDPANIFYSTADRGPNGELKVNDATRRTFPLSDYTPTIYKIEASAGEIKILDKIPLKVNGIDPVSGTANITGVGNIKGRDEAPYDAKGEKELSYDPYGLDIEGLAYNSKDDTFWISDEYGPSIVHVKRDGTLIERIVPKGWGNNKISTPLVPAREVLPEVYNKLRQNRGAEAVGITPDGSTMFMAMQSPLRNPDKSTDNSRQLRIIKIDLATLAPTAEYVYVTEDAARFKDLKQSDIVISDLYAVNDHTLLVDERDKNAGDKAELKRIFQIDLSDATNILGKYDQAAAGGKTLEEMSTSNLTAASIMPPSKRTVLDAVAFQFPYEKIEGLTLVDGNTIAIINDNDFGVGSESAENGTSLWTFQLPYTITP, from the coding sequence ATGAAGAGAAAACCATATGCCGTCATGGCCGCAGCGGTGCTTGCATTAGCTGTTGGCAGCGGCAATGCCGTAGCGGATTCACAGCAGGCCGCAGGCAAAAGCAAGATCAAGTACAGCAAAAACGGACAGGCTCTGGAAGCACCAGCGGCGGAAATGAGATCAGCGGACGGAAGCCTTTTTGTGCCGGTACGCGACATGGCTAATCTGATGGACAAGTACGTGGATTGGGATCCGTTCCGCAGAAGCATTGCTTTTACAGACAAACCCAAATTAACCGGTAAATATAACCTGAAGGCAGCGGATTTGGCTCCGGGAATTAAGATGGGAGTAGGCTCCTCCTTGACCCATCTGCCCGGTGATCCGGCCAATATCTTCTATTCTACGGCGGACCGTGGACCGAATGGCGAGCTGAAGGTAAATGACGCTACGCGGCGGACCTTCCCGTTGTCTGACTATACGCCTACCATTTACAAGATTGAGGCATCCGCAGGAGAAATCAAGATTCTGGACAAAATTCCGCTGAAGGTGAACGGCATTGATCCGGTCAGCGGGACCGCCAACATAACGGGTGTAGGCAACATTAAGGGCCGGGACGAGGCGCCGTATGATGCTAAAGGCGAAAAGGAGCTGAGCTATGATCCTTATGGTCTTGATATTGAAGGATTGGCGTATAATTCGAAGGATGATACCTTCTGGATTTCTGATGAGTACGGGCCGTCCATCGTTCACGTTAAGCGGGACGGCACCTTGATTGAGCGCATTGTACCCAAGGGCTGGGGAAATAACAAAATAAGCACGCCGCTGGTACCTGCCCGCGAGGTGCTGCCAGAGGTTTACAACAAGCTCCGCCAAAACCGCGGTGCAGAAGCGGTAGGCATTACACCTGACGGCAGCACGATGTTCATGGCGATGCAAAGCCCGTTGCGCAATCCTGACAAGAGTACAGATAACTCCCGTCAGCTGCGCATTATCAAGATTGACCTGGCCACACTTGCTCCAACGGCAGAATACGTTTATGTCACAGAGGATGCTGCCCGGTTCAAGGACCTCAAGCAGTCGGATATCGTGATCTCCGATTTGTACGCCGTCAATGATCATACCCTCCTTGTTGATGAGCGGGATAAGAACGCTGGAGATAAGGCTGAGCTGAAACGGATTTTCCAGATCGACTTATCCGATGCTACCAATATTCTGGGCAAGTATGACCAGGCTGCAGCTGGCGGCAAGACGCTGGAAGAGATGAGTACTTCCAATCTGACAGCAGCGTCAATTATGCCTCCTTCCAAGCGCACGGTGCTGGATGCCGTGGCCTTCCAGTTTCCTTATGAAAAGATTGAAGGCCTGACATTGGTGGACGGGAACACCATCGCCATCATTAATGACAACGATTTTGGCGTAGGCAGCGAATCAGCGGAGAATGGCACGAGCCTATGGACCTTTCAGTTGCCTTACACGATCACGCCTTAA
- a CDS encoding FAD-dependent oxidoreductase codes for MGKKIVIIGGVAGGASAAARLRRLNEQDEIILLERGEHVSFANCGLPYYIGGSIDSREKLFLQTPQGIRQRFNIDVRTLTEATSIDRASNLVTARSAATGEIQQIPYDIVILSPGAKPIVPQIPGITGANNLFTLRNIPDTDKIKAFADDQHPKHATVIGAGFIGLEMAENLRERGLEVTVIDRGTQILNPLDPEMARPVEEHMRLHGVEFRLNEGVEAVSQEGRLLQLASGATLATDMIILAIGVAPENELARNSGLELGVRGAVKVNTSLQTSDPAIYAVGDVIEVKDRVQGYETMVSLAWGANRQGRLAADHINGRPISYDGALGTAVIKTFGLTSALTGNNEKMLKSLGVPYEAIHIHPNSHAGYYPGAAPIAIKLLFNPHTGDIYGAQAVGSEGADKRIDVVATAIRGNLKANELADIELAYAPPYSSAKDPVNMAGYAASNVMEGMVQNLQWHEVDEFSRTGGLIIDVRDEAERLAGYIPGSINIPLSELRGRLAEIPSDQEISVACQVGLRGYIAARMLKQHGFHVKNVDGGYKTYAVMNRGTGIAPHGEEQPIIAGSSLLAAADQKAPETAGQRLVLDACGLQCPGPILKVYETVQSMKDGQQLEIAATDFGFAADIRQWCLTTQNTLESVEVSGGKVQALVRKGTQQPAQSSFTLPMPEVRNVKNGTTMVVFSGDLDKTIASFIIATGAAAMGKQVTMFFTFWGLNLLRREHGPRVEKNVLDKLFGLMMPQGTRKLPLSRMNMGGLGAKLIRHTMKRKNVNSLEELMQGAIHAGVKLMACTMSMDIMGIKQEELIAGVEFGGVASYLGAAEGSGVNLFI; via the coding sequence ATGGGTAAGAAGATTGTAATTATCGGCGGAGTAGCGGGCGGGGCTTCAGCGGCTGCACGCCTGCGCAGACTAAATGAGCAGGATGAAATTATCCTGCTGGAGCGCGGTGAGCATGTCTCTTTTGCCAATTGCGGCCTGCCGTATTACATTGGCGGCTCGATTGATTCCAGGGAGAAACTGTTTCTTCAGACGCCTCAGGGGATACGTCAACGGTTTAATATTGATGTAAGGACGCTGACGGAGGCTACATCCATTGACCGCGCAAGCAATCTTGTCACGGCCAGGAGTGCAGCCACAGGAGAGATCCAGCAGATTCCTTATGATATTGTGATTCTTTCTCCCGGAGCAAAGCCCATTGTACCGCAAATTCCGGGGATCACCGGTGCCAATAACCTGTTCACACTGCGAAATATCCCTGACACAGACAAAATCAAGGCTTTTGCTGATGATCAGCATCCTAAGCATGCCACGGTGATTGGAGCAGGTTTTATCGGACTGGAGATGGCGGAGAATCTGAGGGAACGTGGCCTTGAAGTGACAGTTATTGACCGGGGGACACAAATATTGAACCCGCTTGACCCGGAAATGGCAAGACCTGTTGAAGAGCATATGCGGCTGCATGGAGTCGAGTTCAGATTAAATGAAGGTGTCGAGGCTGTCTCACAGGAAGGCAGGCTGCTTCAGCTTGCTTCCGGCGCAACACTTGCTACGGATATGATTATTCTGGCAATTGGAGTAGCACCTGAGAATGAACTGGCTAGAAATAGTGGACTTGAGCTGGGGGTCCGGGGAGCGGTGAAAGTGAATACCTCGCTGCAGACCAGTGATCCTGCAATTTATGCAGTCGGTGATGTTATTGAGGTCAAGGACCGGGTTCAAGGCTATGAAACGATGGTGTCACTCGCCTGGGGGGCCAACCGTCAGGGCCGCCTTGCCGCTGATCATATCAACGGGCGGCCGATTTCCTATGATGGAGCATTGGGTACTGCGGTCATTAAGACCTTTGGCCTTACTTCAGCCCTCACCGGGAACAACGAAAAGATGTTGAAATCACTTGGGGTTCCTTACGAGGCCATTCACATTCACCCGAATTCACATGCAGGCTATTATCCTGGTGCAGCACCAATTGCCATTAAACTGCTGTTCAACCCCCATACGGGAGATATATACGGAGCACAGGCAGTGGGAAGTGAAGGGGCCGATAAACGGATTGATGTGGTTGCCACAGCTATCCGCGGAAACCTCAAGGCGAATGAACTGGCGGATATCGAGCTGGCCTACGCACCGCCTTATTCATCTGCCAAGGATCCCGTGAATATGGCCGGCTACGCAGCTTCTAATGTCATGGAGGGGATGGTGCAGAATCTTCAATGGCATGAGGTGGATGAGTTTTCCCGTACGGGCGGGCTCATTATCGATGTCAGGGATGAGGCAGAGCGTCTTGCCGGATATATTCCCGGGTCTATCAACATTCCGCTGTCCGAATTGAGGGGCCGCTTGGCAGAAATTCCTTCTGACCAAGAGATTTCGGTAGCCTGCCAAGTCGGTCTCAGAGGATACATCGCGGCAAGAATGCTTAAACAGCACGGATTTCATGTGAAAAATGTTGACGGAGGGTATAAAACCTACGCTGTGATGAACAGAGGCACAGGGATTGCTCCACATGGAGAGGAGCAGCCAATTATAGCGGGCTCTTCATTGCTGGCAGCGGCGGATCAAAAGGCGCCAGAAACTGCTGGACAGCGGCTGGTGCTGGATGCTTGCGGTTTACAGTGTCCTGGCCCTATACTCAAGGTATATGAGACCGTGCAGTCCATGAAAGACGGGCAGCAGCTTGAAATTGCAGCAACTGATTTCGGTTTTGCTGCAGATATCCGGCAGTGGTGTCTTACCACACAGAATACTCTGGAGTCTGTAGAGGTTTCAGGGGGCAAGGTTCAGGCTCTGGTGCGTAAAGGGACACAACAACCAGCGCAATCCTCATTCACCTTGCCAATGCCAGAAGTGAGGAATGTGAAGAATGGGACGACAATGGTTGTCTTCAGCGGCGATCTGGACAAGACGATTGCTTCCTTCATTATCGCCACGGGGGCGGCTGCAATGGGCAAGCAGGTTACGATGTTTTTTACCTTCTGGGGGTTGAATCTGCTGCGGCGTGAGCATGGGCCTCGGGTAGAAAAGAATGTGCTGGATAAGTTGTTTGGTCTGATGATGCCGCAAGGAACCCGAAAGCTGCCATTGTCCAGAATGAACATGGGCGGTCTGGGGGCCAAATTAATCCGCCATACCATGAAACGCAAAAATGTGAACTCTCTGGAAGAACTGATGCAGGGTGCAATCCATGCAGGAGTGAAACTGATGGCCTGCACGATGAGCATGGATATTATGGGCATTAAGCAAGAGGAGCTAATAGCAGGCGTTGAATTTGGCGGTGTAGCCAGTTATTTGGGTGCTGCTGAGGGTTCAGGCGTCAATCTGTTCATTTAA
- a CDS encoding tetraprenyl-beta-curcumene synthase family protein — MNEFEQGRYLSPRGPIGLMSRVYKYVLPEVRECLHFWRQDAEGIPDPELRKQALASIETKEFHCQGGGIYAAGNLSMRHILIPLIVAYQTISDYLDNLCDRSTSLDPDDFRLLHQSMLDAINPKAELVNYYALRSEQNDGGYLHRLVRKCQEMTALLPGYAAAVEEVRGLAVLYTDLQVYKHIRPELREAALKEWWEVEGQAAPHLQWNEFAAATGSTLGVFMLFLASCDPKLSTSAAASIRAAYFPHLCGLHIMLDYLIDQDEDRAGGDLNFCNYYDTSDTMLNRIASIVEWARRDVRNLPETSMHRMVIEGLLALYLSDPKVSEQREVRSVSRRLMRRSPLTRLFFFVNSRWIRRHMY; from the coding sequence TTGAATGAATTTGAGCAAGGCCGTTACCTTAGCCCTCGCGGCCCGATTGGGCTGATGAGCAGGGTCTACAAGTACGTGCTGCCGGAAGTGCGGGAATGTCTCCATTTCTGGCGCCAGGATGCGGAAGGGATTCCCGATCCCGAGCTGCGGAAGCAAGCGCTTGCCAGCATTGAGACCAAAGAGTTTCACTGCCAGGGCGGCGGAATATATGCCGCCGGCAATTTGTCGATGCGACATATACTTATACCGCTTATTGTTGCTTATCAAACGATCAGTGATTATCTGGACAACCTATGTGACCGCAGCACTTCTCTTGATCCAGACGATTTCAGACTGCTGCATCAATCCATGCTGGATGCTATCAATCCCAAGGCTGAGCTTGTTAATTATTATGCGCTCCGCAGTGAGCAGAACGATGGCGGATATTTGCACAGGCTTGTCCGCAAATGCCAGGAGATGACTGCGCTGTTGCCCGGTTATGCCGCGGCGGTTGAAGAGGTGCGTGGTCTGGCCGTACTCTATACGGATTTGCAGGTTTACAAACACATTCGCCCCGAGCTCAGGGAGGCTGCCCTGAAGGAATGGTGGGAGGTGGAGGGCCAGGCGGCCCCGCATCTGCAGTGGAATGAGTTTGCGGCAGCAACGGGCTCTACCCTCGGCGTTTTTATGCTTTTTCTGGCTTCTTGCGATCCCAAGCTGAGCACATCGGCAGCGGCTTCCATTCGTGCAGCATACTTTCCGCATTTATGCGGTTTGCACATTATGCTGGACTACCTGATTGATCAGGATGAGGACCGGGCCGGCGGTGACCTCAATTTCTGCAATTATTATGACACCAGCGATACCATGCTGAATCGGATCGCCTCCATTGTGGAGTGGGCCCGCAGGGATGTCCGGAATCTGCCCGAGACCTCAATGCATCGCATGGTCATCGAGGGCTTGCTGGCACTATATTTATCCGATCCGAAAGTCAGCGAACAGCGGGAGGTTCGCTCTGTATCCAGACGTCTCATGAGAAGAAGTCCACTGACAAGATTGTTCTTCTTCGTGAACAGCCGTTGGATTCGCAGGCATATGTATTAG
- a CDS encoding MATE family efflux transporter, which yields MIPTTSMKQKARQFLHILFPILITQIALSAITFFDTNMSGKFGTNDLAGVAIGTSLWIPIQTGLSGILMGITPLVSHLMGSKKEGDVAYQVTQGIWLSLLVSLLVLVSGTFALSPVLQFMNLEPQVHDIAFRFLCAISAGIIPLFGYTVVRSCIDALGQTRVSMFITLIALPVNVGLNYLLIFGKFGFPRLGGVGAGVASAITYWVIFGISLLFVYRSEPFRSLRLFRSFHFMSLRSFKELLKIGLPIGFSIFFETAVFSAVTLLMSRFDTITIAAHQAAINFASTLYMIPLSICMSLTILVGFENGAGRLKDARQYGIMGIGTAAVLSLVTALVLLFAGSHVAGLYSDEPEVISLIRHFLIYAIFFQISDAIATPTQGVLRGYKDVNPAFIICFLAYWVIGLPTGYLLATYTSLAAYGYWVGLIAGLAIGAILLLSRLVKVQRRYAHNKPSAA from the coding sequence ATGATACCTACTACTTCAATGAAACAAAAAGCAAGACAATTTCTGCATATTTTATTTCCCATCCTCATTACACAAATTGCTCTGTCAGCTATAACCTTCTTCGACACGAACATGTCCGGCAAATTCGGTACGAACGATCTGGCCGGTGTAGCCATTGGAACCAGCCTATGGATTCCGATTCAAACAGGACTCAGTGGAATATTAATGGGGATAACACCGTTAGTGTCACATTTGATGGGGAGTAAAAAGGAAGGGGACGTTGCCTACCAGGTTACTCAAGGCATATGGCTGTCTCTGCTCGTTTCACTGCTTGTCCTGGTATCTGGAACCTTCGCGCTTTCACCGGTGCTTCAATTCATGAATCTGGAACCGCAGGTTCATGATATTGCCTTTCGTTTCCTGTGTGCGATCTCAGCCGGTATCATTCCGCTCTTTGGCTACACGGTCGTCCGCAGCTGTATTGATGCTTTGGGCCAGACACGGGTCTCCATGTTCATTACACTGATTGCCCTGCCAGTCAATGTAGGGCTTAACTATCTGCTGATCTTTGGTAAATTCGGCTTTCCCCGCCTTGGTGGTGTTGGTGCAGGGGTTGCATCAGCAATTACATATTGGGTGATCTTCGGTATCTCTCTGCTCTTTGTCTACCGCTCCGAACCTTTCCGGAGCCTCCGGCTGTTCCGCAGCTTTCACTTCATGTCTCTGCGCAGCTTCAAAGAACTGCTGAAAATCGGCTTACCGATCGGCTTCTCCATCTTTTTTGAAACGGCGGTCTTTTCAGCCGTGACCCTTCTCATGAGCCGGTTCGATACAATAACTATTGCGGCCCATCAAGCCGCCATTAATTTTGCTTCCACCCTATATATGATTCCGCTGAGCATCTGTATGAGCCTGACAATTCTGGTCGGCTTCGAGAACGGGGCCGGCCGGCTGAAGGATGCGCGGCAATATGGAATCATGGGCATTGGAACAGCGGCTGTCCTCTCACTCGTTACAGCTCTTGTACTTCTGTTCGCAGGCAGCCATGTTGCCGGCCTTTACTCCGATGAGCCTGAGGTTATTTCACTCATCCGGCACTTTCTGATCTATGCTATTTTCTTTCAGATTTCCGATGCCATCGCCACTCCTACACAAGGGGTGCTGCGGGGCTACAAGGATGTGAATCCGGCATTCATCATCTGTTTTCTAGCCTACTGGGTAATCGGCCTACCCACAGGATATCTGCTGGCTACTTATACCAGTCTGGCAGCCTATGGCTACTGGGTCGGCCTCATCGCAGGTCTGGCTATCGGAGCTATTCTGCTGCTGTCCCGCCTGGTCAAAGTGCAGCGGCGATATGCGCACAACAAGCCGAGTGCTGCCTAG
- a CDS encoding YitT family protein, which produces MLRLKQIGNYLAVIFGSAMIACGFNLFLIPHRLLSGGVSGLAMLVGYFTPFNISLLYLLFNVPLLVAGWFQLGRRFIVMSILSVGATTWLMALIPTTTVASDMLLASVFGGVLVGVGAGVSFRVGGSSGGFDILGSIITRYRDFPIGSVLVGLNALVILAAAYFDNNWNLALASMVSIYVSGRVVDLIHISHIKVTVYIVTTRTDELLKQLLVLQRGVTKIKTEGAYSHIERDMLMTVTTRYELAELKRIIKNSDPQAFVNIVETVGVMGSFRKR; this is translated from the coding sequence TTGTTAAGACTAAAACAAATCGGGAATTACCTTGCGGTTATCTTCGGTTCAGCGATGATTGCATGCGGCTTCAATCTGTTTTTAATCCCTCACAGACTGCTGAGCGGAGGAGTCTCAGGACTCGCCATGCTTGTTGGCTACTTTACTCCGTTCAACATTAGTTTGCTGTACCTGCTGTTCAATGTGCCTTTGCTGGTGGCAGGCTGGTTTCAGCTGGGGCGGAGATTTATTGTTATGAGCATTCTGTCGGTAGGTGCAACTACCTGGCTGATGGCCCTCATTCCAACAACAACCGTAGCGTCGGATATGCTGCTGGCCTCGGTTTTTGGCGGAGTGCTTGTGGGCGTAGGAGCAGGTGTCTCTTTCCGGGTGGGGGGCTCTTCCGGAGGATTTGATATCCTGGGGTCCATCATCACACGATACCGCGACTTTCCAATAGGCAGCGTTCTTGTGGGACTGAATGCTCTCGTCATCCTTGCTGCAGCCTATTTTGACAACAACTGGAATTTAGCTCTGGCCTCCATGGTTTCCATTTACGTCTCCGGCAGAGTGGTGGATCTGATTCACATCAGCCATATCAAAGTTACGGTATATATTGTAACAACCCGGACCGATGAACTGCTGAAACAGCTGTTGGTGCTTCAGCGCGGAGTTACAAAAATTAAAACTGAAGGTGCTTATTCTCATATCGAACGGGACATGCTAATGACAGTGACGACACGATATGAGCTTGCTGAACTCAAGCGGATCATCAAGAACAGTGATCCCCAGGCTTTTGTGAATATTGTAGAAACGGTCGGGGTCATGGGCTCCTTCCGGAAAAGATAG